A genome region from Pygocentrus nattereri isolate fPygNat1 chromosome 6, fPygNat1.pri, whole genome shotgun sequence includes the following:
- the gjb8 gene encoding gap junction protein beta 8 yields the protein MSWGALYAQLGGVNKHSTSLGKIWLSVLFIFRITILVLAAESVWGDEQSDFTCNTQQPGCKNVCYDHFFPVSHIRFWCLQLIFVSTPALLVAMHVAYRKRGVKRDLIATRGDKANEEDLESLKKKRLPITGPLWWTYTCSLFFRLLFEGGFMYALYFVYNGFQMPRLVKCEQWPCPNKVDCFISRPTEKTVFTIFMVASSAICIVLNVAELVYLIAKAFMRCSARTKRRHSYAHPDHMSKDKAYMQNKRNEMLLSSASDSSTSKSV from the coding sequence ATGAGTTGGGGAGCTCTGTATGCCCAGCTGGGAGGAGTGAACAAACACTCTACCAGCCTGGGAAAGATATGGCTGTCTGTTCTCTTCATCTTCCGCATCACCATCCTGGTATTGGCTGCGGAGAGTGTCTGGGGGGATGAGCAGTCAGACTTCACCTGCAACACGCAACAGCCCGGCTGCAAAAACGTCTGTTACGACCACTTCTTCCCTGTCTCACACATCCGCTTCTGGTGCTTGCAGCTCATCTTTGTGTCCACCCCAGCTCTTCTGGTGGCCATGCATGTGGCATATCGCAAGCGTGGTGTCAAGAGAGACCTCATTGCGACTAGGGGTGACAAAGCAAATGAGGAGGACCTGGAGAGCCTGAAGAAGAAGCGCTTGCCCATTACAGGCCCACTTTGGTGGACCTACACCTGTAGTCTGTTCTTCCGGCTCCTTTTTGAGGGTGGCTTCATGTACGCTCTCTACTTTGTGTATAATGGCTTCCAGATGCCGCGTCTTGTCAAATGTGAGCAGTGGCCCTGTCCAAATAAAGTTGACTGCTTCATTTCACGACCAACAGAAAAGACAGTTTTCACCATTTTCATGGTGGCATCGTCCGCCATCTGCATTGTTCTTAATGTGGCAGAGCTGGTTTACTTAATCGCTAAAGCATTCATGAGATGTTCAGCTAGAACCAAGCGAAGGCACTCATATGCACATCCAGACCATATGTCTAAAGACAAAGCTTATATGCAGAACAAAAGGAATGAGATGTTGCTATCATCAGCCTCTGATTCCTCAACTAGCAAGTCTGTATAG
- the gja3 gene encoding gap junction alpha-3 protein, giving the protein MGDWSFLGRLLENAQEHSTVIGKVWLTVLFIFRILVLGAAAEEVWGDEQSDFTCNTQQPGCENVCYDEAFPISHIRFWVLQIIFVSTPTLIYLGHVLHIVRMEEKRKEREEELRKASRLQEEKELLYRNGGGGEVGRGGGGGGGGGSGKKEKPPIRDEHGKIRIRGALLRTYVFNIIFKTLFEVGFILGQYFLYGFQLRPLYKCARWPCPNTVDCFISRPTEKTIFIIFMLVVACVSLLLNLLEIYHLGWKKVKQGMTNECVPDHESLDHTEAVETESMTTTPRTAPPTLSYPPNYSEATAEFKMDPLHQELQEPSPFYISNNNNHRLAAEQNWANLATEQQTREMKATAPTPPSSSSSSSSMSSSSDNKHQPREDAPPTSVPSSSGGSLNGRKSEFEEGKVTTVEMHEPPNTLTDLRRLSRASKASSVRARHNDLAV; this is encoded by the coding sequence ATGGGTGACTGGAGCTTTCTTGGGCGGCTGTTGGAGAATGCACAGGAACACTCTACAGTGATCGGCAAGGTCTGGCTGACTGTCCTCTTCATCTTTAGGATCCTGGTGTTAGGAGCGGCGGCGGAGGAAGTGTGGGGCGATGAGCAGTCGGACTTCACCTGCAACACGCAGCAGCCCGGTTGCGAGAACGTCTGCTACGATGAGGCTTTCCCCATCTCGCACATCCGCTTCTGGGTCCTGCAGATCATATTTGTGTCCACGCCCACTCTCATTTACCTGGGTCACGTACTGCACATTGTCCGCATGGAGGAGAAGCgcaaagagagggaggaggaacTGCGAAAGGCCAGCAGACTCCAGGAGGAGAAAGAACTCCTGTATAGAAACGGAGGGGGAGGGGAGGTtggcagaggaggaggaggtggggggggtggcGGCAGTGGCAAAAAGGAGAAACCGCCAATCAGAGACGAGCACGGCAAAATCCGCATCAGGGGAGCCCTGTTGCGTACCTACGTGTTCAACATCATTTTCAAGACCCTCTTTGAGGTGGGCTTCATTTTAGGTCAGTATTTTCTTTATGGCTTCCAGCTCAGGCCGCTGTACAAGTGCGCGCGGTGGCCCTGCCCCAATACCGTGGACTGCTTCATCTCCAGGCCCACGGAAAAGACCATCTTCATCATATTTATGCTTGTGGTGGCTTGCGTGTCTCTTTTGCTGAATCTGTTAGAGATCTATCACCTTGGATGGAAGAAGGTGAAGCAGGGCATGACCAACGAATGTGTCCCTGACCACGAGTCACTAGATCACACTGAGGCGGTGGAGACAGAGTCCATGACCACTACCCCCAGAACTGCCCCTCCCACCCTTAGCTACCCACCCAACTACAGCGAGGCCACGGCCGAGTTCAAGATGGATCCTCTGCACCAAGAGCTTCAGGAGCCCTCCCCTTTCTACattagcaacaacaacaaccacaggCTTGCTGCCGAGCAGAACTGGGCTAACCTGGCCACCGAGCAGCAGACTCGGGAGATGAAGGCCACTGCTCCCACTCccccctcttcctcctcctcttcctcctccatgTCCTCCTCCTCTGATAACAAGCACCAGCCCAGAGAAGATGCTCCCCCCACCAGTGTTCCTAGCTCGAGTGGTGGCAGCTTAAATGGCAGAAAGAGTGAATTTGAGGAAGGAAAGGTCACTACTGTGGAGATGCACGAGCCGCCTAACACGCTCACTGACCTCCGGCGGCTGAGCAGGGCTAGCAAAGCGAGCAGCGTAAGAGCAAGGCACAACGATCTGGCTGTCTAG